The DNA sequence GCTGGTGGTGCACCGTCGCGTTTTATCCCACAACGCCGCTACAGCATGCTGTAAAAGAACTACTATGGGGTAGTTATGAAAATACTTTCTTCGAATTGAGTTTCCCCTTTTTTTCTTGGCTCGCCTTTTACATAGCAAGCAGTCTCGTAGGTGAGTATATCGCTAGCTGTCAGCGGCAGGATGAAAGCCTCAGCTCTTTGCCGTCGAGGCTGATGACAGTGGGTTGCGTTATTTTTTGCATTGGCGCGGCTCTAAAGATACTAGACTTTATTGCCATCCGGCTTTCCATTCTTCCTGCTCAGGGCGTCATGTGGAAGTTAACTTCGCCCTTTCAAAAAGATCCACCTGGGCTAACCTATATCCTGGTATACGGTGGAGCTAGCGTAGTTATGATCGGCGCAATGTTTTTTATTGAACGAGCGCGATTGCTTGTACGGCTAGTTGCGCATTTGCAAATGTTTGGACAGACTTCGCTCTTTCTGTTCATTGCACAGTATTACGTCTACTACACATTTGTGCCTTTTTTTCACACCAAGTCTCTGCCAGGTGGGTGGCCACTGCACTTTCTTGTCTCAATACTGCTGCTTAGTTCTATGGCGGCGTTCTGGCAAAAACAAAACCTAAACCGCTACCTTAAGGTGCGCTGGTTTGTGCGGTAATCATTATGGCACCTGGTAAATTTCGGCATTTTTGTTTTCACCGCAACATTGACTTTTAGTTCGCAATTAAACTATTACATCCTTGCGGGGTAGAGCAGTCTGGTAGCTCGTCGGGCTCATAACCCGGAGGTCGATGGTTCAAATCCATCCCCCGCATCCATTTCAAGCGCTTTGGTCAAGTCAGCATAGTTTTCGTCAGTTTTTATTTTATCCTTTCGTTTGGCGTCTTATTGCAGCGAATCTGTTGTCTTTTGGCGTGTGCTTTTTCGTATATATGACACAATATATGTGGGTACTATAGGCGTTTATATCCCATATATTGTGTTTTGGGATTGTTTTGCTGTTGACCCTTGGTCGATATGTACGC is a window from the Deltaproteobacteria bacterium genome containing:
- a CDS encoding DUF1624 domain-containing protein, which encodes MNCLNELLLPEKEEEPAIATPSVALRLAALDAARGMAMLLVCLAHFSQYYLSLNTFPGTLIFPLCMLATPSFMLISGALTGYIRSCNPEQFFKFEKLLLSRGIFLLTVGHILISLAHIYRSANILDAFRWIFVTDAIGVAIIAGPPIVRKVSSGKRLLLSFALLTISWWCTVAFYPTTPLQHAVKELLWGSYENTFFELSFPFFSWLAFYIASSLVGEYIASCQRQDESLSSLPSRLMTVGCVIFCIGAALKILDFIAIRLSILPAQGVMWKLTSPFQKDPPGLTYILVYGGASVVMIGAMFFIERARLLVRLVAHLQMFGQTSLFLFIAQYYVYYTFVPFFHTKSLPGGWPLHFLVSILLLSSMAAFWQKQNLNRYLKVRWFVR